TTGGGCCTTTTCCCCCCTTAGCGGATTGTCTTTCTATGACATTAACACATTGTGATTTCCTGGCCTttgaggggcagagaaggggggggggCGTGAGAAAGctcaaaggaggaaagaagacagtACAGACGAACGGCCCTTTGCCCAGAACCATCACTCAAGGGGCCGCCAAGCCACGTCTGCACCCTCCCAGCCTCCGGCAGCTTAAGGCAGAAGTAACAGGAGGCATGAGGCCCAAGAGAGCGTCCTCTTTGTCCCCACGGTAGGGGCTGGGTGAGGATGGAGGGGGGAAATTCATGATCCATCTTACCCTGCCCCAGTGAAAATTTAGTGAACCTCAATTACATCGCAAAGTGCGGACACAGGGAGTTACAGATCCCAGaccgtgtctttttttttttttttttttgaaacagataATGTTGGCAAAAGGGAAGTTTCGTAGCCTTAGGAGAAGTTCCCACCAGACACCCCAACACACACGCAGACGCACAGCCTCCCAGGAATCCGCTTCTCCCGGGCAAGCCCAATGAAGGGGTTTAATAGGTCTGGGCGCCCCCGGCCCCAGCACACGCACTGCTGAGACGCACAGCCTAACCCGCCACCCCTAAAGGCTGAAACCTCTCCGGGACCCCAGGTCACGGCGCGCGGGAGGGGGGGATAGACTCATCCAAACTCGCCGCCAGACACGTAAGCCGCCCTGCGCAGCAGCTGGCCCCAGGAGCTAAATGCCACTCCACCCCCTAGCTTGTTGCTCGGCTCTAAATGCCCCCCCGGAGGCCTAGCGGCACAGCTCGGCCGCGTCCTCCTGCTGCTCAGGAGGGGGGTAAGCCGGGGCGGGGGTCGGGAGGGGGCTCGGCCTCGCCCCCTCGGCCCCAGCGGGAACTCGGAGCTGGctcgcccccgccccctcccgcccccgcgCCCGGGTCGCGCGCGCCGCCGACTCACCGAGCGAAGCCTGCACAGCCTCGGCCGCGGAGAAGGCAAGCAACGAGCCCTCCTTGGCCAGGAAGCCTTTGCCGTCCTCAGTGTCGGCTTGCAGCGCCTCCGCCTTGTCGAAGTTGGCGCCACCCGGCAGCGGCTGCGGCGCGAACTTGCGGGCGGCCGCCGCCTCCTGGTGCTGGGGGGACGCGGAGAAGCCTCCAGGCAGCGTAGCCATGAGCGTGGAGGTGAGCGCCATGCCCTGCGCCAAGCTGGAGCAGAAGCCGGTGGGCAGGCTGGGGATCTGGTGGTGAGGGTGCGCGGGCGGCAGCGCGGGCTGCAGCGCGGCCTGGGGCAGCGcgggtggcggcggcggcggtggcggcagcACCACCGGCCGGTAGGGCATAAACATGGGATAGCCGGTGTAGACGAAATGGCCGGGGCTGGGCTGCGGCGGGCTGCCGATCAGCGAGTCTATGCTGAAGGCGGTACTACTCCCCAGCGGGCGCTGCATCATCATCAGCGACGGCGGGAACGCTGCGCTCATAGACGCGCTCGGGAGAGGCCAGCGAGAGGCGAAAAGTCCCCGCGCCGCGCCGCCGCCAGGAAGCCCGCCGGGCGCCGGGAGCACAGCCGGGTGCGCCGGGCAGGGGCCGAGCGGGACCCTGAAAGCAGGCGCCGCCGACCCTCAGTCCTGGGCGGGTTGCATGCCCGGCGGGAGCGCGTGCGGGCGGTGCGAGGGGTGAGGCCGTGCGCCCCGGAGTGGAGAGGGCACCCGGGCCCCGCGGGCTAGCCGGTGCCGCTGCCCGCCGCCTGCCCGTCGGAGCCCGCGCGCGTCTCGTCTGCCACCCTCGGCCCCGGCTCGCAGCCGTCGGTGCGTCCTTCTGTCGGACCCGCAGTCCGTCGCCTCCCGCGGGCCGCTGGGGAGCGCGCGAAGCTGGCGCACTTCTCTTCGGCGGGCGCCGCCAGCACCTTTAAATCGCGCTCCTCTTTCTCATTCACATTTTGCCTGCTGCCCGGCCGGTCTTACCTCACGTGGGGCCGGGCGCCGCCATCTATTGGCTGCGCAAGGAGGGGGCGGGGCGAAAACGGGGCTCCGCCTCTTCCACCAGGGCTGGCCGAGAGCGGGCTGCGGGCGCCACCGGCGGAGCGCGCGGGCCCGAGAGCCGGAACCTGCGCGCCGGGCCCGCGCCGCGCAAACTTGAAAGGGACTGTTGGCTCCAAAGCTCCAAGGGTCGAAACCCGCGGCCCGACAGCCTTGTCGAGGCCGCCTCCCAGGGCAGCTTCCGGGCTTAGGACCTACCGCGGCTGGGCCAAgggagttttatttcttcctcaaatgcACTGGAACAAACCTGCCCGCTGCTCACCCTAGCGTTGGGTGCTGCTGCTGCGCCCGTGGTCCAGAAGAGGTTCCTGGAGTTGGGAACAAGGTCCTGCCCCTTCACATCCGCCCCAAGGGCGCTGGTCGGGAGCCGGAAGGCCCCAGCCACCGGCGGGAGCCGGCCGTGTTGCTCGCTGCGGCCCCCGCGCTCCTGGGCGGGGCGGAGAGGCTGCTGGTTCCCCCATCCCGACCTGGGCCCTCCTGTGAGCGAtcccttctcatttttcatgaCATTCTTAATCATCGCACCTATTTACACACTTTGCCTGCGCGCACCAAAATAACAGCCATGATAATTATGATAATAAAGCGAGTCCTTTATCTGCTCCATCCtcggggaggaagggggagtTGCTGTGCCTCCAGATTGTATAACGTGAGATTATCCTGATGAAAGCTTTATGATGTTTGCTCAAATAAAAGCTGCGTTTTGTAAATAGGCGCTAATTAAGCACGTTGAGAACGGAGGGAGCGCTCACCCCGGCGCCGCCACCCGGTTTCTGGAGCGAGGACTCGAGGGCGCGCGGTTCCCCTTTGCCTACAGCAGGATGGAGCCCGTTCCCTCAAGACGTTTCCCCTGTCTCGACAATGGTAAAACCCCAGAATTTGGGAGTAAGGGaactggaggggagggagtgggagctAGGGAGGTGCTTATCCCCTTCCTTGTGACAAAAACAAGAACTTCCAGTTCttgaatttctctttaaaaatggaatcttcCGTGGCAAGGGCTGCCCGTGCAATGCGCGCCAGCGCGCGCGGGGCTTCCACGCGCCTCCAGGGCCTCGGCTCCAACTTCCCGGGTCTAGACGTTGCCGGGAACGGCCGACAAGCACCTGGCTGgcgaggagaggagagaagggcatTGTTATATCAGTCATTAAAAATCAGCTCACGCCGAGGAGCTAGTGGTTGGGGAGTTGGCCCGTGTTGGACGTGTGTTATGTATCACTTACAAGCACATTTAATTGGGAGATAAAGATAAATCGATCTTTATGAATTTATCGACCCTATTCTTTGAAGCTCTTCTTTCTcgctcttcttctttctcccgCTCCAACCCCAAGTTTCCCAGGGGGACGTCTTAATTCCAGACCACCTCTTCAGCCGTGAGTCTGGCCAGGAACCCACTGCCCACCCAAAGAGCCCTGGAGGAAAGCGAGGAGGGTGCATCCCCGGCGCCCCCGAGTGCTGGGAAAACTCGCTGgccccgccgccagccgccctcctcctgctcgcctcctcccccccgccccaccaccacCCGGACAAAGACGTCTCGAGCGCGTTTCCCCACTCCAGGCCGCAGTAATAGATGGCTCCGGCGGCAGGCGGTTTGAAAGGAATTCATTAGGACGCTGCCGACTGTACCGCTTGCACTCCCTTCACGCCCAGACCCTGAGGTGGCTTAGGCGGTGTGAGGGGGGATCGTTGGAATCCGCGGGGCAGGAGGTGTCTGTGGGGGTCTCTAAGCTCCATCCCTCTTTCTCCACTcctccaaaggaagaaaaagaagaaaaggaaaaggaaaaaaaaaatccgaagCCCAGGGCAAAAGGCTGATTTCTTTATGAGCATAATAAATACTCCCTTTCATTATGAGATAGTTACAGGCACACAGTCTCTGGTATGGTTACCTTGTTTTTtgaatactaagaaaaaaatgttcaactccTTGTTTGATTTACGTTGCTACAGCCGGGTCTCTGCGCCGCTCGACACTGGCGTGCCTCTGTAAGCTGTTACTCATTTTACCTAGGCAGATTTGCCATCCACTTTGCTATTTCCCCGTAAAAATATTGTTCTAGGGACTTCCGTCGCCTGATTACCCTCCGAGAGACAGGGATTCCTTTGATTATTTTGGTGATAATTCTACATTTAAAGTTCAGCAAGAAGATTTAGGTCCGTTGAATTATAGCTACACTTGAAATAATTTGATGGCATATTATTTGCATCCATAAATTGCTCTGGAAAGTATTGACTGCGGGGGTTATAATACTAATCTTCTTTTATTAGTGAGTTCAGAGAATTCTCatcaatatgaattttatttactaGTGTGCTTTTTCTCGAATGCAATGCAGTAATATTTTCTCATCTAATGCTTAACTGCTCAGAAAACGACTGTTCGCGTCATAAAAGGATTCTTGTGTTTCGCCGTGATTAACAAGATTCATTCGGGGCACCTCAGTACCTGCAAAGCGTTCAGAGCACGGGGACTTCGGATAATAAAAGCCCCTAGAGTTCTTCCTCGTCTCCTCGGAGAGATTTATGGGTAGCGAGCGACAGGTACCTGTTTATCCATCCTCCGGATTCCTACCTGCTTACCTCGGAACTGCCTCAAACTGCAGAGCCCTTGGGGTGACTGGGCTGGGCCCAGGCTGCTCAGGAAAACCGCCCCGCACAGATCTTTGCAACTTTGCTTTAAgaggtcccccacccccagctccctcggattaggaagaaggaaggacacaACCGCAGGCACATCTGGGTCCTCCAACTCCAGCCAACTTCCGCGAACTTTTTTTGTCCCCCCAGGAAGGCTCCTGCGGGGAGGAAGATGGCCCACCCCTGGGCACTGTCCTCGGCCGGTGCCAGGCTGGTGTCAAGATCGTATTCAGCCACTTAAAACCTCAGACGTCAGTAAAAGTGATGGTAATTAAGTTGTCTCCACGTTTCGGGGCTGTCCCAGTCAACGTTTGCATGCAGGTGTATGGAGGCCGAGTATAAAATGCTAAATGCCCAAGGCAATGAATATTCATGTGGCAAACTTGCGTTGGCCGGCCGAGTCCAGCCCGGTGGAGGAAGCCCCGCGAACCGCGCGTTTTCGTGCGGCCGCCAGGGTGGAGGGCGCGGACGGTAGTGGAGAAGGGGCAGCGTGGGGTCTCCAGGTCTCCGTGGGTGCGGAGACACCAGCAGACCTCGCGGGCCGGGTGCTCCCGCCCGCCACCCAGTCCCAGGAGACAGGCTGGTTTCTCCGGCAACCGTGTTTTTATTTATAGAGACTTTGAGTGGCCTGATCATTCGGTCACTGCAGCAGCTCTTGCTCCTGGCAATCGTTGGGAAATAGCTTGGGATGGGTTTTATTTATGGAAGGGCAATTGGGATTCACACCCAGCAAACCCACAACAGTCCCTCCCAAGCCCAAGACGCACTTACAAAGGGGTGCTTGTGTAAAATTCCCCATCAGACACACCAATTTGCAAGTAGCAGAAAGCATTGAAGCCTCAtcttttttaactattttattcagcttttttttttttttttaatctgaaagcCCAAAATAGACTCCATGTGGTTCTAAGTGAAGTCAGCCCTTGGCTGGCTTTGAAATCGCTCCTGCAATTATGTAAAAGAGCCATTCACTAACAGGACGGAATTAAAAGGGATCTCGCCCGCTTCCCTTTCATTGCCAACCTCTCCTGTTTGGCTTTTCAAAGCACTTCCAACACGATGTCTTTCTCCAGGACAAAAGGCAGAACAAAAAAAGTCCCCAAACTTGTAAATTGAACGTCAAGGGAACTTTAAACAATTTAAAGCCCataaataatgataaaggggACTGGCAAAAAAGGCAAACCCATTCAATTAATAGAGTTTCCCAAGCAAAGATCAAGTGgtttataaaatgaaagtctTTGGTTTCATTATTCTCCTTCTTGACCATGCAGAAAGCAGGACAGGGGGTTTTTCCTAAAGCGCCC
This window of the Ailuropoda melanoleuca isolate Jingjing chromosome 2, ASM200744v2, whole genome shotgun sequence genome carries:
- the GBX2 gene encoding homeobox protein GBX-2 encodes the protein MSAAFPPSLMMMQRPLGSSTAFSIDSLIGSPPQPSPGHFVYTGYPMFMPYRPVVLPPPPPPPPALPQAALQPALPPAHPHHQIPSLPTGFCSSLAQGMALTSTLMATLPGGFSASPQHQEAAAARKFAPQPLPGGANFDKAEALQADTEDGKGFLAKEGSLLAFSAAEAVQASLVGAVRGQGKDESKVEDDPKGKEESFSLESDLDYSSDDNLTGQAAHKEEDPGHALEETPPSGGAAGSTTSTGKNRRRRTAFTSEQLLELEKEFHCKKYLSLTERSQIAHALKLSEVQVKIWFQNRRAKWKRVKAGNANSKTGEPSRNPKIVVPIPVHVSRFAIRSQHQQLEQARP